From a region of the Listeria monocytogenes ATCC 19117 genome:
- a CDS encoding PucR family transcriptional regulator — protein sequence MSVKLADLMKLPSLKEAKVVSGKSGLSKLVSSISVLEYTEVALLEDDLFDNDEFYGSEIVVSAFVNIRDDVEAQCRTIERLHKVGEVALILYYVGIFVPKMDQKLIDFANELDFTIIVMPENEMSLRYSEVIYEVVEAIVKQEMTDTNFVTESLEQISSVRPPQRNIDTTLKILSDRTHTSLVLTDNSFQVINSITWPRTRHWDFERIIEASKQIGEHELVQLTLDERDFYTARKPIFQDGMQAMHLFMMKEKGVLTADVVMQITEVVQVFMNLWGRNYVEISTAELMKAILNDESVKMRRLGKILNVDVSSIKWMWLVKTEEIRDNEQVLAELKSFVASHFQVSLIDLFEDNIVVLLDNSVAQRDRTHTANEFAMMMKEHGIDLKITVCQGMEQTSDVQSAYSLVNEYKNAANAIYANKSIYSLQEIDFAAKCVEIVDRGELAIAEQMRPLKPLEDNDELIETLSVFLLEGESNYNQAAELLFLHKNTIKYRIQRINELLQYPATKIPESYNLYLAVAIRRILGGNNNNK from the coding sequence TTGAGCGTAAAATTGGCAGATTTAATGAAATTACCATCTTTAAAAGAAGCGAAAGTAGTCTCTGGAAAATCTGGATTATCTAAGCTTGTTTCGTCTATTTCTGTTTTAGAATATACAGAGGTAGCTCTTTTAGAAGATGATTTATTTGATAATGATGAATTTTATGGCAGTGAAATAGTTGTATCGGCTTTTGTGAATATTCGTGACGATGTTGAGGCACAGTGTCGGACAATTGAGCGATTACATAAGGTTGGCGAAGTTGCTTTAATTCTTTACTACGTGGGAATTTTTGTGCCGAAAATGGATCAAAAACTGATTGATTTTGCAAATGAACTTGATTTTACCATTATCGTGATGCCGGAAAACGAGATGTCACTTAGATATAGCGAAGTGATTTATGAAGTAGTCGAAGCGATTGTGAAGCAAGAAATGACAGATACCAACTTTGTAACCGAGTCATTAGAACAGATTTCGAGTGTGCGACCGCCACAACGAAATATAGATACCACACTGAAAATTTTGTCTGATAGAACGCATACTTCGCTCGTCTTAACGGATAATTCTTTCCAAGTAATTAATTCTATCACTTGGCCACGAACGCGCCACTGGGATTTTGAACGGATAATTGAGGCATCTAAACAAATCGGTGAACATGAGCTTGTACAGCTTACCTTGGATGAACGCGATTTTTATACGGCCAGAAAACCGATTTTTCAAGACGGTATGCAAGCGATGCACTTATTTATGATGAAAGAAAAAGGCGTATTAACAGCCGATGTAGTCATGCAAATTACCGAAGTAGTCCAAGTATTTATGAATTTATGGGGCAGAAACTATGTCGAAATCAGTACAGCTGAACTGATGAAAGCCATTTTAAATGATGAAAGTGTCAAAATGCGGCGACTTGGTAAGATTTTAAATGTGGATGTTTCTTCTATTAAATGGATGTGGCTTGTAAAAACCGAAGAAATTCGCGACAATGAGCAAGTTTTAGCTGAACTGAAAAGTTTTGTAGCTAGTCACTTCCAAGTTTCATTAATTGATTTATTTGAAGACAATATCGTTGTTTTACTTGATAATTCAGTGGCGCAGCGGGACCGGACGCATACAGCCAATGAGTTTGCGATGATGATGAAAGAACATGGGATAGACTTGAAAATTACCGTTTGCCAAGGAATGGAGCAAACGTCAGATGTGCAAAGCGCTTATTCGCTCGTTAATGAATATAAAAATGCGGCAAATGCGATTTATGCGAACAAGTCCATTTATTCTCTTCAAGAAATTGATTTCGCAGCAAAATGTGTGGAAATAGTAGATCGAGGAGAACTAGCAATTGCAGAACAAATGAGGCCACTAAAGCCTTTAGAGGATAATGATGAACTAATTGAAACGCTGTCTGTGTTTTTACTGGAAGGTGAATCCAATTATAATCAAGCAGCTGAACTACTATTCCTGCATAAAAATACGATTAAATATCGAATACAACGGATAAATGAGTTATTGCAATATCCGGCGACTAAAATCCCAGAATCCTACAACCTTTATTTAGCAGTGGCGATTCGACGGATTCTTGGTGGAAATAACAATAATAAATAA
- a CDS encoding LCP family protein, whose translation MARHAQKRKARKGRIFVTILVALLILVGVVAVIGYFQYQSSLKEAQNESKLKDYKFNGAKAVGDEINVLLIGSDSRGEDQGRSDSLMIAHYNTKTNTPKLVSIMRDTYVDIPGHGKNKINAAYSYGGPELVRQTIKENFGVDVQYYVVANFEGFPKIVDTLAPEGIKINAEKDMSKNIDANIKKGEQVMDGKTLLQYARFRKDAEGDFGRIRRQQQVLEALKEQAIDVGDVAKIPDVIGKLQGYSSTNIPTGTLMSIGADFLLGKTETMEKFAIPVEGKWHNERIDGAGAVLRLDDMAANAKALQDFLK comes from the coding sequence ATGGCAAGACATGCACAAAAAAGAAAAGCGCGCAAAGGTAGAATTTTTGTTACGATTCTTGTAGCCCTATTAATTTTAGTTGGTGTAGTTGCAGTTATAGGTTATTTCCAATATCAATCTAGCTTAAAAGAAGCGCAAAATGAAAGTAAATTAAAAGACTACAAATTCAATGGTGCCAAAGCAGTTGGCGATGAAATCAATGTACTACTTATCGGTAGTGACTCTCGCGGTGAAGACCAAGGCCGTTCAGACAGCTTGATGATTGCTCATTATAATACGAAAACAAATACGCCAAAACTGGTATCGATCATGCGTGATACATACGTAGATATTCCAGGACACGGCAAAAACAAAATCAATGCAGCATATTCATACGGCGGACCAGAACTTGTACGCCAAACGATTAAAGAAAATTTTGGAGTAGACGTACAATATTATGTAGTAGCCAATTTTGAAGGTTTCCCTAAGATTGTTGATACACTTGCACCAGAAGGAATCAAAATCAACGCAGAGAAAGATATGTCGAAAAATATTGACGCAAACATTAAAAAGGGCGAACAAGTAATGGATGGTAAAACATTGTTACAATATGCTCGCTTCCGTAAAGATGCAGAAGGAGACTTCGGTCGAATTCGTCGTCAACAACAAGTATTAGAAGCTTTGAAAGAACAGGCGATTGATGTTGGTGACGTGGCAAAAATCCCAGATGTTATCGGAAAACTACAAGGTTATTCTTCCACTAATATCCCAACAGGAACATTAATGTCCATTGGCGCAGATTTCCTACTAGGAAAAACAGAAACAATGGAAAAATTCGCGATTCCTGTTGAAGGGAAATGGCACAATGAGCGAATTGATGGAGCGGGAGCAGTGCTTCGTTTAGATGATATGGCTGCTAACGCAAAAGCTTTACAAGATTTTTTGAAATAA
- a CDS encoding DUF4866 family protein, translated as MTTIFPKEQNVAPLFEQILANPTACRRFKDVFLDNLESYQETRGFEKDDTLFAKIILSAYRQSDVSALLLGVCGRTLFELLRQAFLIPKKLTVDNPFFLTDKEGNFIAKKDDISNREQEKFQEIYQSDLHHSETTIFLVDDDDIIHSYEPDFSISTKRINKKRGILVLYSLPDTLKLGMTESEVYAFIWKTFLHIQEIIPSSRIFYGQETSENADELGVFLPIHHFEKKMLQNIEQVNELVDALREQMVNK; from the coding sequence ATGACAACTATTTTCCCAAAAGAACAAAATGTCGCTCCCCTTTTCGAACAGATATTGGCTAATCCAACAGCTTGCAGACGTTTTAAAGATGTATTTCTAGATAATTTAGAGAGCTACCAAGAGACGCGTGGTTTTGAAAAAGATGATACTCTTTTTGCTAAAATTATTTTGTCGGCTTATAGGCAAAGTGATGTAAGTGCCTTGTTGTTAGGTGTTTGCGGGAGAACATTATTCGAACTTCTCAGACAAGCTTTCCTTATTCCTAAAAAATTAACAGTGGATAACCCGTTCTTTTTAACAGATAAAGAAGGTAATTTTATAGCCAAGAAGGACGATATTTCTAACCGCGAACAGGAGAAATTTCAAGAGATTTATCAATCGGATTTGCATCATTCTGAAACAACGATTTTCTTAGTAGATGATGATGATATCATTCATTCCTACGAGCCAGATTTTTCGATTTCTACTAAACGAATTAATAAAAAAAGAGGGATTTTGGTACTGTATTCTCTTCCTGATACTTTAAAGTTAGGAATGACTGAATCGGAAGTCTATGCGTTTATTTGGAAAACTTTCTTGCATATACAGGAAATCATTCCATCCAGCCGAATTTTCTACGGACAAGAAACATCAGAAAATGCAGATGAACTTGGCGTATTTCTTCCAATTCACCATTTTGAGAAAAAAATGCTGCAAAATATTGAGCAAGTTAATGAGCTAGTTGATGCTCTTCGTGAACAAATGGTTAATAAATAA
- a CDS encoding cytosine permease — MTEKKSVEQTQSWQSLAFVWTGAMICVPSLLVGGTLISGMPLWEAILIALLGYGVIVLFMIYQGMQSSDLGIPAVSVASQVFGEQGSKKIISILLAIACLGWFGIQANVCGAAFSQFLGIYGINLPVPVSSLIWGVIMLLSAIYGIRILSILNYIAVPVLLFVCIYGLVVSLNDGGLAIVENYKPAGSMSFMTGLAITIGSFALGAVIAGDYSQYTKSRKDVVKAAIVGILPSGVLMITVGAVLALTAGTADISVVFTNLGLPVLGIIGLILAAWTTNAVNAFSGGIAIINVFNISEKYHKVAVAVAGGLGTILAVIGILNHFVPIMSVLSAMVPPVAGVMIASYWIVQKGDKSKWAPVPGVNWLGVSSWLVGAVIAGIPVILTFFPELPQLPNQPLIGIILSLAVYLIGAKVLSGKTNNVENLEGK, encoded by the coding sequence ATGACAGAGAAGAAATCAGTGGAGCAAACGCAATCCTGGCAGAGTTTAGCATTTGTATGGACCGGAGCAATGATTTGTGTACCGAGTCTACTAGTTGGAGGAACTTTAATTTCAGGTATGCCTCTTTGGGAAGCAATTTTAATAGCACTTTTAGGATACGGCGTTATTGTCTTATTTATGATATATCAAGGAATGCAAAGTAGCGATTTAGGTATTCCAGCAGTTAGTGTAGCTTCACAGGTTTTTGGAGAACAAGGGTCGAAAAAAATCATATCTATTCTTTTAGCGATTGCTTGTCTAGGATGGTTTGGTATTCAAGCCAATGTATGTGGTGCAGCATTCTCACAGTTTCTAGGTATTTATGGAATTAATCTTCCAGTACCAGTTTCTTCCTTAATTTGGGGAGTTATCATGTTACTTTCAGCTATTTATGGTATTCGTATTTTGAGTATTTTAAATTATATCGCAGTTCCAGTTTTACTATTTGTATGTATTTACGGACTTGTTGTTTCTTTAAACGATGGCGGACTAGCTATTGTGGAAAACTATAAACCAGCAGGAAGTATGTCGTTTATGACAGGACTAGCAATTACAATTGGCTCATTTGCGTTAGGGGCAGTAATTGCAGGAGACTATTCTCAATATACAAAATCGCGTAAAGATGTTGTAAAAGCAGCTATTGTCGGGATTTTGCCATCAGGTGTGCTTATGATTACGGTTGGAGCGGTACTTGCACTTACGGCGGGTACAGCAGATATTTCTGTCGTATTTACAAACTTAGGATTACCAGTTCTTGGTATTATCGGCTTGATACTTGCTGCATGGACAACAAACGCAGTAAATGCCTTTTCGGGAGGTATTGCGATTATCAATGTATTTAACATCTCTGAAAAATATCACAAAGTAGCAGTGGCAGTTGCAGGCGGACTTGGAACAATACTCGCGGTTATCGGAATTTTAAACCACTTTGTTCCAATTATGTCCGTACTTTCAGCAATGGTACCACCCGTTGCAGGAGTAATGATTGCTTCTTACTGGATTGTCCAAAAAGGAGATAAATCCAAATGGGCGCCAGTACCAGGTGTCAACTGGCTGGGTGTAAGTTCTTGGCTAGTTGGTGCAGTCATTGCGGGGATTCCAGTCATTTTGACATTTTTCCCGGAGCTACCACAATTACCAAATCAACCACTTATCGGTATTATCTTGTCGCTGGCTGTTTACTTGATCGGAGCGAAAGTGCTGAGCGGGAAAACCAACAATGTAGAAAACTTGGAGGGAAAATAA
- a CDS encoding YoaK family protein — protein sequence MARSRQISESIGLGLLLALAGGFMDAYSYIERGQVFANAQTGNILLFGINISEGNWAIAIQYFWPVVSFTVGIAISEVIHRRDIRRLHWRQLSVLIEAVILIGVAFIPLDHNLIANSLISFVCGIQVESFRKMHGRGVATTMCIGNLRSATQNLCDYFEYKEKQYLRNSLLYFTVILSFIIGAVVGNFFIQLFAQYAILVCAFLQFIAFMMMFIDRESKII from the coding sequence ATGGCAAGATCTAGACAAATTTCAGAATCAATCGGTTTGGGGCTTTTACTTGCTCTGGCTGGCGGATTTATGGATGCTTACTCTTACATTGAAAGAGGTCAGGTATTCGCTAATGCGCAGACTGGGAACATACTTTTATTTGGAATTAATATTTCGGAGGGGAACTGGGCTATCGCAATTCAGTATTTTTGGCCGGTTGTCTCTTTTACGGTCGGAATTGCGATATCTGAAGTGATTCATCGGCGTGATATTAGGCGTCTTCACTGGCGCCAGCTTTCTGTCTTGATCGAAGCGGTAATTTTGATTGGGGTCGCATTTATTCCACTTGATCATAATCTGATTGCCAATTCGCTCATATCTTTTGTATGTGGTATTCAGGTAGAAAGCTTCCGAAAAATGCATGGTAGAGGGGTTGCGACGACGATGTGCATAGGGAATTTGCGGAGCGCTACCCAAAACTTATGTGATTATTTCGAGTACAAGGAAAAACAATATTTGCGTAACAGCTTGCTATATTTTACCGTTATTCTTAGTTTTATCATTGGTGCGGTTGTAGGGAATTTCTTTATTCAGTTATTCGCACAATATGCTATTCTCGTTTGTGCATTTTTACAGTTTATCGCCTTTATGATGATGTTTATTGATAGAGAAAGTAAAATAATATAA
- a CDS encoding membrane protein, whose protein sequence is MKDKTKKRKWNWAQILAIFVLVTLVVSMVYATVNLITAPSGNVPEGQQTKGDYSLMLMQCVLGVVVLFLPSIISKKMKFVIPNAMYIVFIVFLYCAIYLGEVRSFYYLIPNWDTILHTFSGAMLGGLGFSIVSLLNNDERITLSMSPVFVALFACSFAVFLGVFWEFYEFAADSFGMNMQKTMLEDGTMLQGHAAVADTMGDLFVDFLGAFVISIIGYFSIRKNKKWMKNFEFKKVDEEVK, encoded by the coding sequence ATGAAGGACAAAACAAAGAAAAGAAAATGGAACTGGGCACAGATTTTGGCTATTTTTGTATTAGTAACGCTCGTAGTTTCGATGGTTTATGCAACAGTTAACTTAATTACAGCACCATCTGGCAATGTACCAGAAGGACAACAAACAAAGGGCGACTACTCACTTATGCTTATGCAGTGTGTACTTGGCGTGGTAGTTCTATTCTTACCATCCATCATTAGTAAAAAAATGAAATTCGTCATTCCGAATGCGATGTATATTGTTTTTATCGTTTTCTTATATTGCGCCATTTATCTTGGCGAAGTACGTAGTTTCTATTATTTAATTCCTAACTGGGATACGATTTTACATACGTTTAGTGGAGCAATGCTTGGGGGACTTGGTTTTTCTATTGTGAGCTTACTGAATAATGATGAACGGATTACTCTTTCGATGAGTCCGGTTTTCGTTGCATTATTTGCTTGTAGCTTTGCTGTTTTCTTGGGTGTTTTCTGGGAGTTCTATGAATTTGCAGCCGATAGCTTTGGAATGAACATGCAAAAAACAATGCTAGAAGATGGCACGATGCTTCAAGGTCATGCAGCAGTTGCTGATACAATGGGCGATCTGTTCGTCGATTTCCTCGGGGCTTTCGTGATATCCATCATCGGCTACTTCTCCATTCGCAAAAATAAAAAATGGATGAAGAACTTCGAATTTAAAAAAGTAGATGAAGAAGTAAAATAA
- a CDS encoding AAA family ATPase, translating into MSIEPSIKIEEIINEVEKVIVGKRHVVKLSLTALLAGGHVLLEDVPGVGKTMMVRTLSKTIGVSFKRIQFTPDLLPADVTGVSIFNPETRDFEFRPGPVMGNIVLADEINRTAPRTQAALLEGMAENSVTVDGITRKLANPFFVMATQNPIEYEGTYALPEAQLDRFLLKINIGYPTVEEEMQLLTLKQYQDPLDQTQQVVTLSELLDLKNKAKQVFIDDVLKNYIIRLVDATRKHPSVALGISPRGSLAFMQAAQAFALIEGRDYVIPDDIQYLAPYIFTHRLILKSEAYYNEETAESIIASILKNTSVPVEKR; encoded by the coding sequence ATGTCTATAGAGCCATCCATTAAAATAGAAGAAATTATTAATGAAGTTGAAAAAGTAATCGTCGGTAAACGACATGTTGTTAAATTAAGCTTAACTGCCCTACTTGCGGGTGGTCACGTATTATTAGAAGATGTTCCCGGTGTTGGTAAAACGATGATGGTCCGCACCCTTTCTAAAACAATTGGTGTTTCCTTTAAACGAATTCAATTTACACCAGATTTACTTCCCGCAGATGTGACGGGGGTTTCGATTTTCAATCCTGAAACACGTGATTTTGAATTCCGTCCAGGTCCTGTCATGGGAAATATTGTTCTTGCGGATGAAATTAATCGTACTGCGCCTCGAACTCAAGCCGCTTTACTTGAAGGTATGGCTGAGAATAGTGTGACAGTGGATGGTATTACGCGCAAACTTGCCAACCCATTTTTCGTTATGGCGACGCAAAATCCGATTGAATACGAAGGAACGTATGCCCTTCCAGAAGCACAATTAGACCGATTTTTACTCAAAATTAATATTGGTTACCCGACAGTCGAAGAAGAAATGCAGCTGCTTACATTAAAACAATACCAAGATCCACTTGATCAAACGCAGCAAGTGGTGACACTCAGCGAATTACTGGACCTAAAAAACAAAGCAAAGCAAGTCTTTATTGATGATGTTTTAAAAAATTATATTATTCGCCTAGTTGATGCGACTCGAAAACACCCTTCCGTTGCGCTCGGAATTAGTCCGCGTGGCTCGCTCGCTTTCATGCAAGCCGCTCAAGCTTTTGCGCTTATTGAAGGTCGAGATTATGTGATTCCTGATGATATTCAGTATTTAGCACCGTATATTTTCACTCATCGTCTCATTTTGAAGTCTGAAGCTTATTATAATGAGGAAACAGCCGAATCCATTATTGCTTCCATTTTGAAAAACACGTCAGTTCCGGTAGAAAAGAGGTAG
- a CDS encoding transglutaminase TgpA family protein, whose translation MKRYLTLVMLFILSVLLISEWIYPFAELTELSTANWIILFITLSLGSFFLRLKYYWTIPLHIVMIIFVSGIYYAKGGILAGNWFVSFFQITFNGFRDMVQFRSSDISMDFILIVFLIALWLLSYITTYSILRKQRVMSVLVLTVAYLAVINTFTDYNSNWAIVRTVLEGFLLLHLALASRIAAPNRISADSLKRNGLFYHIFVILLLAVFVFSSLMLPKKAPIFPDPVPTIKNALGINTTRTVGYSEDDTTLGGALKKDNATVFTARAEKGHYWRVESKTVYTGTGWANANSADVISFSSGDNFPIQLTEQTTGATNTAEISFASSNDYMPYPYGTQTVNGAVDSFSANLTIERVGPVDTIKNYTVQLKTPVYNIEKMQNADFSTLSNAFVSQYTQTPKDLPDRVTKLANKVTKDADSIYDKTKAIERYLSASGTFTYSTEDAKETPRGADYVDQFLFETQIGYCDNFSTSMVVMLRSLGIPARWAKGYTPGEGEKKENDAKTTYTITNNNAHSWPEVFFPGTGWVPFEPTATFSNPENFQEPTTETANKPETPNDSTSTPETPNTADKTPEQDNGSSSTGETPKKEEPKTETAASNFEIPSWVWWIPAGLVVALLALVIIFRRRIRSYLLLRSLRNSPEFGKTYHRLMKLLASYGYVRESSETLRHFGTRVDAELTTTEFSRLTKMYEAQIYSNNLTEKVITAEETQLVQQVIARLTK comes from the coding sequence ATGAAAAGATATTTAACGCTCGTCATGCTATTTATTCTATCTGTTTTGCTTATCTCTGAGTGGATTTATCCATTCGCAGAGCTGACCGAACTCTCTACAGCAAACTGGATTATTTTGTTTATAACCCTTTCACTCGGTAGTTTTTTCCTCCGTTTGAAATATTATTGGACAATCCCGCTTCATATCGTGATGATTATCTTCGTTTCAGGAATTTACTACGCTAAAGGTGGGATTTTGGCAGGGAATTGGTTTGTTTCTTTTTTCCAAATCACCTTTAATGGGTTTAGAGATATGGTACAGTTTCGCTCGTCCGATATTTCTATGGACTTTATTTTAATCGTTTTTTTAATTGCTTTATGGCTTTTGAGTTATATTACTACTTATAGTATTCTGCGCAAACAGCGGGTTATGAGTGTTTTAGTTTTAACTGTTGCTTATTTAGCGGTTATTAATACTTTTACAGATTATAACAGTAATTGGGCCATCGTCCGAACTGTATTAGAAGGATTTTTATTACTTCATCTTGCACTGGCAAGTCGGATTGCAGCACCAAATAGAATTAGCGCGGACTCCTTAAAACGTAATGGTTTGTTTTATCATATTTTTGTGATTTTGTTACTGGCCGTATTTGTTTTTAGTTCGTTAATGCTTCCGAAAAAAGCACCGATTTTCCCTGATCCGGTACCGACGATAAAAAATGCGCTTGGAATTAATACAACGCGCACGGTGGGTTATAGTGAAGATGATACGACACTTGGTGGTGCTCTCAAAAAGGATAATGCTACTGTATTCACGGCCCGGGCGGAAAAAGGGCATTACTGGCGTGTAGAATCGAAAACGGTCTATACTGGCACTGGCTGGGCAAATGCAAATTCCGCGGATGTCATATCTTTTTCTTCCGGTGATAATTTCCCTATTCAACTTACAGAACAAACAACTGGTGCTACAAACACGGCCGAAATTAGCTTTGCTTCTTCTAATGATTACATGCCTTATCCATATGGAACGCAAACAGTTAATGGCGCAGTAGATTCATTTAGTGCCAATTTAACCATTGAGCGGGTTGGACCAGTGGATACAATCAAAAATTATACGGTCCAATTAAAAACACCCGTTTATAATATTGAAAAAATGCAGAATGCCGACTTTAGCACACTTTCTAACGCTTTTGTTTCCCAATATACCCAAACACCAAAAGACTTACCAGACCGGGTGACAAAACTTGCCAATAAAGTAACAAAAGACGCTGATTCAATTTATGACAAAACGAAAGCAATCGAACGCTATTTAAGCGCTTCTGGCACCTTTACTTATAGTACAGAGGATGCGAAAGAAACGCCTAGGGGAGCCGATTATGTCGATCAATTTTTATTTGAAACGCAAATTGGGTATTGTGACAATTTTTCTACTTCCATGGTAGTCATGCTTCGATCGCTTGGGATTCCAGCAAGATGGGCCAAGGGCTACACACCTGGTGAGGGTGAGAAAAAAGAAAATGATGCTAAAACGACTTATACAATCACAAATAACAATGCACATTCTTGGCCGGAAGTGTTTTTCCCAGGAACTGGATGGGTTCCATTTGAGCCAACAGCAACATTCTCCAATCCCGAAAACTTCCAAGAACCAACAACTGAAACAGCTAATAAACCTGAAACACCTAATGATAGTACGAGTACGCCAGAAACACCAAATACAGCCGATAAAACACCAGAACAAGATAACGGTAGCAGCTCCACAGGTGAAACACCGAAAAAAGAAGAACCTAAAACAGAAACAGCGGCCTCTAATTTCGAAATTCCGTCTTGGGTTTGGTGGATTCCAGCTGGACTAGTTGTGGCACTGCTCGCACTAGTTATTATATTCAGACGCAGAATTCGTAGTTATTTATTGCTTCGTTCTCTGAGAAATAGTCCAGAATTCGGCAAAACCTATCATAGACTTATGAAATTACTTGCTTCTTATGGTTATGTCCGCGAATCGAGTGAAACGTTACGTCATTTTGGCACCAGAGTGGATGCTGAATTAACAACGACAGAATTTTCGCGACTAACGAAAATGTATGAAGCCCAAATTTATAGTAATAACTTAACGGAAAAAGTGATAACTGCGGAAGAAACGCAGCTTGTGCAACAAGTTATAGCTCGATTAACTAAATAA
- a CDS encoding DUF4240 domain-containing protein: MKKVSSLLTQDQFWGIIDNSDKGSKLEELLEKLSEDELFGYDYWWNYFHKKSYNQSLWAVAYVVLGGCSDDGFDYFRYWLITRGKAVFTSAVENADTLCGEFDLLTEDEYPENEEIAYLVMDIFENKLGKDFDDAENEAESRIEFEEVSMPPIDFEWDEDDEDSIKKVCPNTFAKWWNNDKF; this comes from the coding sequence ATGAAAAAAGTATCATCTTTATTAACCCAAGATCAGTTTTGGGGAATTATTGATAACTCTGACAAAGGCAGCAAATTAGAAGAACTACTAGAAAAGTTGAGTGAGGATGAACTTTTTGGTTATGATTATTGGTGGAACTACTTTCATAAAAAATCTTATAACCAATCGCTCTGGGCTGTTGCTTACGTAGTATTAGGTGGCTGTAGTGATGATGGATTTGACTATTTCCGTTATTGGTTAATAACAAGAGGTAAGGCTGTATTCACATCTGCTGTGGAAAATGCCGATACGCTTTGCGGTGAATTTGATTTATTAACAGAGGATGAATATCCTGAAAATGAAGAGATAGCTTACTTAGTGATGGATATTTTCGAGAACAAACTAGGGAAAGACTTTGACGATGCTGAAAATGAAGCAGAGAGTAGAATTGAGTTTGAAGAAGTATCTATGCCTCCAATAGATTTTGAGTGGGATGAAGACGACGAAGATTCTATCAAAAAAGTATGCCCAAACACTTTTGCAAAATGGTGGAATAACGACAAATTCTAA
- a CDS encoding DUF58 domain-containing protein: protein MLKKRLLLAFRWIIMLIIYAGLWTYTLFQGDTASWFLTYFFSFILLLLFLSSIYPLKAWKVNRRFVKNTYHDGDLVDMQVSFTRKSRYPVGYLLFQQKIPASFGNVSARQQVVYPLFKKHFTVTLAGFVGVRGIHSFPPVDVETSDAFGLLERSRQLSSEKSLTIYPTYFPDVLEKISEASPENERNAAYWTLKKNSNLHSLREFSSGDRISLIDWKSSAKSDQLMTREFENSATSRLSVIFYGASHPNFELSLRAAYSFIRKISEDNGEIRVTLLGDQTSKFAPAKGTSRLQDISTAFAEIAPVDSLTLQESLDSNLHSGEKILLFTPCIDTMLMQKVTRLTDNKQLQIITFQSEHSKAMDAPAIFLEPASLLSRWEREAK from the coding sequence ATGTTGAAAAAACGCCTCCTATTAGCATTTCGGTGGATTATTATGCTAATTATTTACGCTGGGCTTTGGACTTATACGTTATTTCAAGGTGATACTGCTAGCTGGTTTTTAACCTATTTCTTTAGTTTTATCCTGTTACTTTTATTTTTGTCCTCGATTTATCCACTAAAAGCGTGGAAAGTGAATCGGCGTTTTGTTAAAAATACCTATCATGATGGCGATTTAGTTGATATGCAAGTATCATTCACTCGAAAATCGCGTTATCCGGTGGGTTATTTGCTATTCCAACAAAAAATACCCGCTAGTTTTGGCAATGTGAGCGCCCGCCAACAAGTGGTTTATCCGCTTTTTAAAAAGCATTTCACGGTTACACTAGCTGGATTTGTAGGCGTTCGTGGGATTCATTCATTTCCGCCAGTGGATGTAGAAACTAGTGATGCTTTCGGCTTGTTAGAACGTTCGCGCCAACTATCTTCCGAAAAATCGCTCACTATTTATCCAACCTATTTTCCGGATGTATTAGAAAAAATCAGTGAAGCTTCTCCAGAAAACGAACGCAATGCCGCTTATTGGACGCTTAAGAAAAACAGCAATTTACACAGTTTACGCGAATTTTCTTCTGGTGACCGGATTTCTCTTATTGACTGGAAATCTTCTGCTAAAAGCGACCAACTGATGACTAGAGAATTTGAAAATAGTGCAACATCACGGTTATCCGTCATTTTTTACGGAGCGAGCCATCCCAATTTTGAATTATCACTTCGGGCGGCTTACTCGTTTATTCGCAAAATCTCCGAAGATAATGGAGAAATTCGTGTTACTCTTTTAGGCGATCAAACAAGTAAATTTGCTCCGGCGAAAGGTACGAGTAGACTTCAAGATATATCGACTGCTTTTGCAGAAATCGCCCCGGTAGATAGTTTAACGCTGCAAGAATCGCTTGATAGTAATTTACATTCTGGAGAGAAAATCCTTCTATTCACGCCATGTATTGATACGATGTTAATGCAAAAAGTGACTCGTTTAACGGATAATAAACAGCTCCAAATCATTACTTTTCAATCAGAGCATTCTAAAGCGATGGATGCTCCAGCGATTTTCCTTGAGCCAGCAAGTCTTCTAAGCAGATGGGAGCGTGAAGCTAAATGA